One stretch of Acholeplasma laidlawii PG-8A DNA includes these proteins:
- the rpsD gene encoding 30S ribosomal protein S4, producing MSRFTGSTWKVSRRLGYSISETGKELKKRPYAPGQHGQRRSKLSNYGIQLQEKQKVRFVYGVSEKQFKKTFLESAKMQGKQGENFLKLLESRLDNVVYRLGFTKTRAQARQLVNHGHILVDGKKVDIPSYRLAPGQTVQLKEKSKNLTIVKEALEAQFAHVDYVALDANGVGTFSRLPERNEFLFDINEQLIVEFYNR from the coding sequence ATGTCACGTTTTACAGGATCAACTTGGAAAGTTTCTAGACGCTTAGGTTATTCAATATCTGAAACAGGTAAAGAATTAAAGAAAAGACCTTATGCACCTGGACAACACGGTCAAAGACGTTCCAAATTATCTAACTACGGCATTCAGTTACAAGAAAAACAAAAAGTACGTTTTGTTTATGGAGTAAGTGAAAAACAATTTAAGAAAACTTTCCTTGAATCTGCAAAGATGCAAGGTAAACAAGGTGAGAACTTCTTAAAACTTTTAGAATCTAGATTAGATAACGTTGTGTATCGTTTAGGTTTTACAAAGACTCGTGCTCAAGCTAGACAATTAGTGAACCATGGTCATATCTTAGTTGATGGAAAGAAAGTTGATATTCCATCATACAGATTAGCACCAGGACAAACAGTACAATTGAAAGAAAAGAGCAAGAACTTAACAATCGTTAAAGAAGCTTTAGAAGCTCAATTCGCACATGTTGACTATGTTGCATTAGATGCTAATGGTGTTGGAACATTCTCAAGACTACCAGAGAGAAACGAATTCTTATTCGATATTAACGAACAATTAATCGTTGAATTCTACAACAGATAA
- a CDS encoding TrmH family RNA methyltransferase, which translates to MIESKDNKKFKSWMKLKTKKYRDQMDQYIVYGQTFVDLALKKGVVEEIVTTNPNIEGTLISEVLMKELKVTETSYDVFAVCKKVSTPIVSNQILVLDDVQNPDNVGAILRSALAFNFMHVVFSNHTADLYNDKTIRASGGALFDLYIERLDIHEFITLKKQNGYQVFGADAHKSELEPDKTKPFILVLGNEGQGLRSKTIELLDGRLNIETHHVESLNVTVAGSILMYEWSKQ; encoded by the coding sequence ATGATAGAATCTAAAGACAATAAGAAATTTAAATCATGGATGAAGCTTAAAACTAAAAAATATAGAGATCAAATGGATCAATATATAGTTTATGGCCAAACCTTTGTTGATTTAGCACTTAAAAAAGGTGTTGTAGAAGAGATTGTTACAACAAACCCAAATATTGAGGGAACCCTAATTAGTGAAGTGCTCATGAAAGAACTGAAAGTGACTGAAACATCGTATGATGTTTTTGCAGTATGCAAAAAAGTTTCAACACCTATTGTTTCAAATCAAATCTTAGTCTTAGATGATGTTCAAAATCCAGATAATGTCGGTGCTATATTAAGAAGTGCACTTGCATTTAACTTTATGCATGTGGTGTTTTCAAATCACACTGCAGACTTATATAATGACAAAACAATTCGTGCATCTGGTGGTGCACTTTTTGACTTATATATTGAAAGACTGGATATTCATGAATTCATCACGCTAAAAAAACAAAATGGCTATCAAGTATTTGGTGCAGATGCGCATAAATCGGAGTTAGAACCAGATAAAACTAAACCATTTATTTTAGTATTAGGTAATGAGGGACAAGGTTTAAGAAGTAAAACCATTGAACTATTGGATGGTAGATTAAATATTGAAACACACCATGTTGAAAGTTTGAATGTCACAGTTGCAGGTTCCATACTTATGTATGAATGGAGTAAACAGTGA
- the thiI gene encoding tRNA uracil 4-sulfurtransferase ThiI → MEKAILIRFGDLVLKGKNKPKFIGQIKKNIRSKLKNVNVEYTFQHDRIYVHFNEVDSDEVIKQLGYVSGIHSFSYIYKTTKDIESIAQLAKEVIQKEVKLPTTFKIETKRTDKNYPLKSLEISQKVASLVLPSFDGLKVEVRNPETVLDIELRSEGTYIYVGKIPALGGFPIGLGGKGLVMLSGGIDSPVAAHLMMKQGIDVELFHFESTPLTPLESVQKVIEIAKKLAYYTPYNKIKLHLVPFTKIHEAILSYVADPYIITIMRRMFYRLGEIYANQHGLDTLINGESVGQVASQTLSSIKVIENVTSIPILRPVITYDKNDIINISKKIDTYDISILPFNDCCSIYVPRNPVTKPTIDQALKEESRFEFKELLEDALKNVQTMIITPTTDFEIALHGFDVKDALSSYTQE, encoded by the coding sequence ATGGAAAAGGCAATTTTAATTCGCTTTGGTGATTTAGTACTAAAAGGTAAGAACAAACCTAAATTCATCGGCCAGATTAAAAAAAATATAAGAAGTAAGTTAAAAAACGTAAATGTAGAGTATACTTTCCAACATGATCGTATATATGTTCATTTTAATGAAGTAGATAGTGATGAAGTGATTAAACAACTAGGATATGTATCCGGTATACACTCATTTAGTTACATCTACAAAACAACAAAAGATATTGAATCTATTGCACAGCTTGCAAAAGAAGTGATTCAAAAGGAAGTTAAACTTCCTACAACATTTAAAATAGAGACGAAGAGAACGGATAAAAACTATCCACTAAAATCTTTAGAAATCTCACAAAAAGTGGCATCACTCGTACTTCCATCATTTGACGGGTTAAAAGTAGAAGTGAGAAATCCTGAAACAGTTTTAGATATTGAACTAAGAAGCGAAGGCACTTATATCTATGTTGGTAAAATACCTGCACTAGGTGGTTTTCCAATAGGTTTAGGTGGTAAAGGCTTAGTGATGTTATCTGGTGGTATTGATTCCCCAGTGGCGGCACATCTTATGATGAAGCAAGGCATTGATGTGGAATTATTCCACTTTGAATCCACACCACTTACACCATTAGAATCTGTTCAAAAGGTTATAGAAATTGCAAAAAAATTAGCATACTATACACCATATAATAAGATTAAACTACATCTTGTACCGTTTACTAAAATACATGAAGCGATACTAAGTTATGTAGCAGATCCGTACATTATTACGATCATGCGTCGTATGTTCTACAGATTAGGTGAAATCTATGCAAATCAACATGGTTTAGATACCTTAATTAATGGTGAATCCGTTGGCCAGGTAGCAAGTCAAACCTTAAGTAGTATTAAAGTTATTGAAAATGTAACCTCTATACCTATTTTAAGACCGGTTATTACTTATGACAAAAATGATATTATTAATATATCTAAGAAAATAGATACATATGATATATCTATTTTACCGTTTAATGATTGCTGCTCAATTTATGTACCAAGAAACCCAGTTACTAAACCAACCATTGACCAAGCATTGAAAGAAGAATCTAGATTTGAGTTTAAAGAACTCTTAGAAGATGCACTTAAGAATGTTCAAACAATGATTATTACCCCTACCACTGATTTTGAAATCGCATTACACGGCTTTGATGTGAAAGATGCATTAAGTTCATATACACAGGAGTAG
- a CDS encoding GNAT family N-acetyltransferase — protein sequence MHITKLEDKHLSEALNLFNKTTNRGDFLYEKLNIDQFRMKFLESTSIYDIHSFVAVENDQVTGFISGTYDKDTKKSYISMIIVDEKHMRKGIGSMLLKTLEDTLIKQDLMVKKIEIVFFNPVGFSWIVPNTDAIHPNAPGIDQNSVAYLFFKSKNYIDFAVQNAYYMDIRDYEFSNQTSEVISSVEEKGVKFAYYDIEKDHGLVELLDDLGSPVWKKTVTIHVEKMKDKNTLLVPTFNHRVIGFTGPLIVEANKRGYFAGIGTHSEFRGFGLGKALFAKLVMGLKNLGASYMTLFTGENNPARRMYEKEGFKIVRTFIDMRKVDF from the coding sequence ATGCATATTACCAAGTTGGAAGATAAACACTTAAGTGAAGCACTCAATCTATTTAACAAAACTACAAATAGAGGTGACTTTCTATATGAAAAACTAAACATCGATCAGTTTAGAATGAAGTTCCTAGAATCCACTTCAATCTATGATATTCATTCTTTTGTTGCAGTAGAAAATGATCAAGTTACCGGATTTATTAGTGGTACCTATGATAAAGACACTAAAAAATCTTATATTTCAATGATTATTGTTGATGAAAAACATATGAGAAAAGGCATAGGCTCAATGTTGCTAAAAACACTAGAAGATACTTTGATCAAACAAGATCTTATGGTGAAAAAAATTGAAATTGTATTTTTTAATCCAGTAGGCTTTAGTTGGATTGTCCCTAACACAGATGCAATACATCCAAATGCTCCAGGTATTGATCAAAACTCAGTTGCTTACCTATTCTTTAAATCTAAGAACTATATAGATTTTGCTGTTCAAAATGCATACTATATGGATATTAGAGACTATGAATTTAGTAATCAAACAAGTGAGGTCATTTCAAGTGTAGAAGAAAAGGGTGTTAAGTTTGCTTACTATGATATTGAAAAAGATCATGGGTTAGTAGAATTATTAGACGATTTAGGAAGTCCTGTATGGAAAAAAACAGTCACCATACATGTTGAGAAAATGAAAGATAAGAATACTTTACTAGTACCAACATTTAATCATAGAGTGATAGGATTTACAGGACCGTTAATTGTTGAGGCTAATAAGAGAGGGTATTTTGCAGGTATAGGAACACATTCTGAATTTAGGGGATTTGGCCTTGGTAAAGCCTTATTTGCAAAACTGGTCATGGGCTTAAAGAATTTAGGCGCATCTTACATGACGTTATTTACAGGTGAGAACAATCCTGCTAGACGTATGTATGAAAAAGAAGGTTTTAAGATTGTTAGAACATTTATAGATATGAGAAAGGTGGATTTTTAG
- a CDS encoding TIM barrel protein, producing the protein MKAILSTFLDYKQADIETQIDLFKKLKLTHYMLRRIGGKAIYEMPLDKLDLIYPQFEKIRVLAVDPLLPSFHMDQMDGLDPYNQLLEETVTRVKKFNASYYVYTIPVFDETVNDYNHIVEVITEHIKIIRKYKLKILIKFSDKHTPKMYRYILDELKHKHVEIIFDYTYLYKINEAEVTAYRILRDYIGMLIMEDIDKTGAGRVIGSGEHIPVARIAKRFIKKSFDGYIVLDSSLVELLGTANGQGWFSKLVSKKTKHELKIYNDFIERYTSADTYRVLLVQMAVLSLMFLNKKIALG; encoded by the coding sequence ATGAAAGCTATTCTATCCACATTCCTAGATTATAAACAAGCCGATATAGAAACTCAAATAGACTTATTTAAAAAACTAAAATTAACTCACTATATGCTAAGACGTATTGGTGGCAAAGCCATTTATGAAATGCCTTTAGATAAACTAGATTTAATATACCCACAATTTGAAAAGATACGTGTTTTAGCAGTAGATCCACTCTTACCATCCTTTCATATGGATCAAATGGATGGATTGGATCCTTATAATCAGTTACTAGAAGAAACGGTCACACGTGTTAAAAAGTTTAACGCTTCATATTATGTATATACCATTCCAGTATTTGATGAAACTGTAAATGACTATAATCATATTGTTGAAGTAATAACTGAACACATTAAAATCATTAGAAAATATAAACTTAAAATATTGATTAAGTTTAGTGATAAACATACACCTAAAATGTACAGATACATTTTAGATGAACTTAAACATAAACATGTAGAAATTATATTTGATTACACTTATCTGTATAAGATAAATGAAGCAGAAGTCACAGCATACCGTATCTTAAGAGATTATATTGGCATGCTCATTATGGAAGATATTGATAAAACTGGGGCTGGCCGTGTAATTGGTAGTGGTGAACATATACCGGTTGCCAGGATTGCTAAAAGATTTATTAAAAAATCATTTGATGGTTATATCGTTTTAGATTCAAGTTTAGTGGAACTTCTAGGCACTGCAAACGGCCAAGGCTGGTTTTCAAAGCTTGTTTCTAAAAAGACTAAACACGAATTAAAAATCTATAATGATTTCATAGAACGTTACACATCTGCAGATACGTACAGAGTTTTACTTGTACAAATGGCAGTACTCTCACTCATGTTTTTAAATAAAAAAATAGCACTAGGATAA
- a CDS encoding PIG-L deacetylase family protein, with the protein MKTIMAIGGHIGDMELTCGGTLATMSLEGHKIVIVALTGGEKGNPPHLSVKEYRKQKESEAVSFADMLGGISVVLPYSDGELLTNDKVKFEVAKLIREHKPDVLITHWKNSMHKDHEATYHIVKDAQFYAGIKGFETDLPPHYASGPYYAENWEDPIDFKPYVYVNVSEAGYKLWQKAIDSHWFAIHSKSFEYKRYYEALMIVRGCEARTQYAEAFNVEELTKKVIKQSF; encoded by the coding sequence ATGAAAACGATTATGGCAATTGGTGGCCACATAGGGGATATGGAACTCACCTGTGGTGGCACACTTGCAACAATGAGTTTAGAAGGACATAAGATAGTTATTGTTGCACTTACTGGTGGAGAAAAAGGAAACCCACCACACTTAAGTGTTAAAGAATATAGAAAGCAAAAAGAAAGTGAAGCGGTTAGTTTTGCTGACATGCTTGGTGGTATAAGTGTTGTATTACCTTATAGTGATGGTGAACTACTTACCAATGATAAAGTAAAATTTGAAGTCGCAAAACTGATTAGAGAACACAAGCCTGATGTTTTAATTACACACTGGAAAAATTCGATGCATAAAGATCATGAAGCAACGTATCATATTGTTAAAGATGCTCAATTTTATGCAGGCATTAAAGGTTTTGAAACGGACCTACCACCACACTATGCAAGTGGACCATACTATGCAGAAAACTGGGAAGACCCAATTGACTTTAAACCTTATGTCTATGTAAATGTATCTGAGGCTGGTTATAAGTTATGGCAAAAAGCAATCGACAGTCACTGGTTTGCGATTCACTCTAAGTCATTCGAATATAAGAGATACTATGAAGCATTAATGATTGTCAGAGGTTGTGAAGCTAGAACACAATATGCAGAAGCATTCAACGTAGAAGAACTTACTAAAAAGGTTATCAAACAATCATTTTAA
- a CDS encoding GAF domain-containing protein, whose protein sequence is MDYKVLLESAEGLLSTEPTNLSILSNASAFLNDAIPDLNWVGFYMYKNGILTLGPFQGKVACNLIMPGKGVVGTSYSKNEVIVVKNVHEIENHITCDPISMSETVIPIRHNGAIWAILDLDSPVENRFDKDLVDFLQQFGLLIENYIDFSKGLI, encoded by the coding sequence ATGGATTATAAAGTATTGTTAGAAAGTGCTGAAGGCTTACTTTCAACCGAACCAACAAATCTTTCAATTTTAAGTAATGCATCAGCATTCTTAAATGATGCTATCCCTGATTTGAATTGGGTTGGCTTTTATATGTATAAAAATGGTATTTTAACACTTGGACCCTTCCAAGGTAAAGTTGCATGTAATTTAATTATGCCTGGTAAAGGTGTAGTCGGTACAAGTTACTCTAAAAATGAAGTGATTGTTGTTAAAAATGTGCATGAAATTGAAAATCATATCACTTGTGATCCAATCTCTATGTCGGAAACTGTCATCCCAATTAGACATAACGGTGCTATTTGGGCTATACTAGATTTAGATAGTCCAGTTGAAAATAGATTTGATAAAGATCTCGTCGACTTTTTACAACAATTCGGTCTATTAATTGAAAATTATATTGACTTTAGTAAGGGTTTAATATAA